In Taeniopygia guttata chromosome 7, bTaeGut7.mat, whole genome shotgun sequence, a single window of DNA contains:
- the ATG9A gene encoding autophagy-related protein 9A — protein MAHFETQYQRLESSSTESPPGGGDLLVHVPEGAKSPWHHIENLDLFFSRVYNLHQKNGFTCMLIGEIFELMQFIFVVAFTTFLISCVDYDILFANKALNHSQHPTEPIKVTLPDAFLPPNVCSARIQANSFLICILVIAGVFWIHRLVKFVYNICCYWEIHSFYINALKIPMSTLPYYTWQEVQARIVQIQKEHQICIHKKELTELDIYHRILRFKNYMVAMVNKSLLPIRFRLPLLGDTVFYTRGLKYNFELIFFWGPGSLFENEWSLKAEYKRAGNRLELAEKLSTRILWIGIANFLLCPLILIWQILYAFFSYTEILKREPGSLGARCWSLYGRCYLRHFNELDHELHSRLSKGYKPASKYMNCFISPLLTIVAKNVAFFAGSILAVLIALTIYDEDVLAVEHVLTTVTLLGVGITVCRSFIPDQHLVFCPEQLLRVILAHIHYMPDHWQGNAHRYETRDEFAQLFQYKAVFILEELLSPIITPLILIICLRPKSLDIVDFFRNFTVEVVGVGDTCSFAQMDVRQHGHPAWMSAGKTEASIYQQAEDGKTELSLMHFAITNPKWQPPRESTAFIGFLKERVHRDSSMALAQQAVLPENALFSSIQSLQSESEPHSLIANVIAGSSALGFHMSRDGQASRHLSEVASALRSFSPLQSAQQPSSGFQASGRDGDGAQPRGACAMTASGADARTVSSGSSAWEGQLQSMILSEYASTEMSLHALYMHELHKQHAQLEPERHTWHRRESDESGESAHEELEAQRGGPVPIPRSASYPFSSPRQPAEETATLQTGFQRRYGGITDPGTVHRAPSHFSRLPLGGWAEDGQSARHPEPVPEESSEDELPPQIHKV, from the exons ATGGCCCATTTCGAGACGCAGTACCAGCGCCTGGAGAGCTCCTCCACCGAGTCTCCCCCCGGTGGCGGCGACCTGCTCGTCCACGTCCCCGAGGGCGCCAAGT CTCCGTGGCATCACATCGAGAACCTCGACCTTTTCTTCTCTCGC GTCTATAACCTGCATCAGAAGAATGGCTTCACTTGCATGCTTATTGGAGAGATCTTTGAGCTCAT GCAGTTCATCTTTGTGGTGGCATTCACCACTTTTCTTATCAGCTGTGTTGATTATGACATCCTCTTTGCCAACAAAGCATTAAATCACAGCCAGCATCCCACCGAGCCCATTAAGGTGACTCTGCCAGATGCTTTCCTGCCTCCAAATGTCTGCAGTGCAAG AATCCAGGCAAACAGCTTCCTCATCTGCATCCTGGTGATAGCTGGGGTTTTCTGGATCCACCGACTCGTCAAATTTGTCTACAATATTTGCTGCTACTGGGAGATTCACTCTTTCTACATCAACGCCCTGAAGATCCCCATG TCCACCCTGCCCTACTACACCTGGCAGGAGGTGCAAGCCCGCATTGTGCAGATCCAGAAGGAGCACCAGATCTGTATCCACAAGAAGGAGCTGACAGAGCTGGACATCTATCACCGCATCCTCCGCTTCAAGAACTACATGGTGGCCATGGTGAACAAGTCACTGCTGCCCATCCGCTTCCGCCTGCCCCTGCTGGGAGACACCGTCTTCTACACGCGTGGGCTCAAGTACAACTTTGAGCTCATCTTCTTCTGGGGTCCTGGCTCCCTCTTTGAGAACGAGTGGAGCCTGAAGGCTGAATACAAGCGGGCCGGGAACCGCCTGGAGCTGGCTGAGAAGCTCAGTACTCGCATCCTCTGGATTGGCATTGCTAACTTCCTCCTCTGCCCCCTCATCCTCATCTGGCAGATCCTCTATGCTTTCTTCAGCTACACGGAGATCCTGAAGCGGGAGCCGGGCAGCCTGGGTGCCCGCTGCTGGTCTCTCTATGGCCGCTGTTACCTCCGTCACTTCAATGAGCTGGATCATGAACTGCACTCACGCCTCAGCAAGGGGTACAAGCCGGCTTCCAAGTACATGAACTGCTTTATCTCCCCGCTTCTCACCATCGTGGCCAAGAACGTGGCCTTCTTTGCTGGCtccatcctggctgtgctcatCGCTCTCACCATCTATGATGAGGACGTGCTTGCGGTCGAGCACGTCCTGACCACGGTCACCCTGCTCGGGGTGGGCATCACGGTGTGCAG GTCTTTCATCCCTGACCAGCACCTGGTCttctgcccagagcagctgctgcgaGTCATCCTGGCACACATCCACTACATGCCTGACCACTGGCAGGGCAACGCCCACCGCTACGAGACCAGGGACGAGTTTGCACAGCTCTTCCAGTACAAAGCG GTCTTCATCCTGGAAGAGCTCCTGAGTCCCATCATTACCCCTTTGATCCTCATCATCTGCCTGCGGCCCAAGTCCTTGGACATTGTTGACTTCTTCCGTAACTTCACCGTGGAGGTGGTGGGCGTGGGTGACACCTGCTCCTTTGCCCAGATGGACGTGCGCCAGCACGGCCACCCTGCG TGGATGTCAGCAGGAAAGACGGAGGCCTCCATTTACCAGCAGGCTGAGGATGGCAAGACAGAGCTGTCCCTCATGCACTTTGCCATCACCAACCCCAAGTGGCAGCCACCCCGCGAGAGCACAGCCTTCATCGGCTTCCTGAAGGAGCGGGTGCACCGGGACAGCAGCATGGCACTGGCTCAGCAGGCTGTGCTCCCTGAAAACGCCCTCTTCAGCTCCATCCAGTCCCTGCAGTCGGAGTCAGAG CCTCACAGCCTGATTGCCAATGTGATAGCAGGCTCCTCAGCACTGGGCTTCCACATGAGCCGGGACGGACAGGCTTCCCGCCATCTCTCAGAAGTGGCCTCGGCTCTGCGTTCCTTCTCCCCACTCCAGTCTGCTCAGCAGCCTTCCAGTGGCTTCCAGGCATCGGGAAGGGATGGAGATGGGGCCCAGCCTCGTGGTGCATGTGCCATGACAGCCTCTGG TGCTGATGCAAGGACCGTGAGCTCGGGGAGCAGCGCCTGGGAGGGTCAACTGCAGAGCATGATCCTGTCGGAGTATGCCTCGACTGAGATGAGTCTTCATGCACTCTACATGCACGAG TTGCACAAGCAGCATGCCCAGCTGGAGCCCGAGCGGCACACTTGGCACCGACGAGAGAGTGACGAGAGCGGGGAGAGTGCCCACGAAGAGCTGGAGGCTCAGCGGGGCGGCCCCGTCCCCATTCCCCGCTCTGCCAGCTACCCCTTCTCCTCACCACGGCAGCCTGCCGAGGAGACAGCCACACTGCAGACTGGTTTCCAGCGGCGATATGGTGGCATCACAG ACCCAGGCACAGTGCACAGAGCCCCATCCCATTTCTCCCGCCTTCCTCTGGGGGGCTGGGCTGAGGACGGGCAGTCAGCGAGGCACCCAGAGCCTGTGCCAGAGGAGAGCTCGGAGGACGAGCTTCCGCCACAGATTCACAAG GTATAG